The genomic window GGTTCCGATCTTTACTGGCCCGAAACGATTCCGGCAACAAGGGAGTGGCCGGCAACGTCGTCAGTGCTTGCCGGTCGACCCATAGCCGCCTTCGCCGCGTTGCGAGGCTGCAAATTCTGTGACCACGCGAAACTGCGCCTGCACCACCGGCACGATCACGAGCTGCGCGAGCCGCTCCATCGGCTGGAGCACAAAAGGCGTGTCGCTGCGGTTCCAGGCGCTGATCTTCAGCTCGCCCTGGTAGTCGCTGTCGATCAGGCCCACGAGATTGCCCAGCACGATACCGTGCTTGTGGCCAAGGCCCGAGCGCGGAAGGATCAGCGCCGCATAGGCTGGGTCGGCCAGGTGGATTGCGATGCCCGTGCCCACGAGCTGCCAGGCATTGGGCTCCAGCGTGATGGGCGCATCGAGGCAAGCCCTGAGATCGAGCCCTGCGCTACCGGGCGTGGCATAGGCGGGCAATTGATCCACCATGCGTGGATCGAGGATACGGACGTCTACTTTCACTTCTACTTGCCTTGCTTTTGTTGCTGTTCTCTTTGCTTGCGGGCGGCTTCCTCGAGCACCTGCTGCCACTTGGCGACGCCGGGCGTGAGCTTCAGGCCCTTGAACTTGCTGAAGAGCCAGAACGCAGCCCCTGCCAGCAAGACCAGCGCAAAAAATGGCACGCCGGCCGACCACAGCACCAGGAGCACCAGTCCGCCTACCGCGGCCATCACCTTGAGCGCCCCGGGCGTGAACGCCCCGGCCGGCGCGGCGGTGTCCTCGTTCGAAGCCGACCGCCGCTGCGCCGCCGCGGTGCCCTGCGCGCCCGGTGCGGGCGTGATGCCCGCGTCCAGCCCATGGTCGCCGTCGTGCGCGGCCCGCTTGGGCAATGCAGCCTGGGCCGACAGCCGTTCCACATAGCTGGCGAAATCGCCGTTCGGCGGCGTGTTCCATTGGGGATTCATCAGACTCTCCAGTCGGGCAGGCGTGCGGCAATCTCGGTCATGAGCTCGCGCGCCAGGGTGAGCTTGGGCGCGCGCGGCAACTCGCGGGTGCCGTTGGCATCTACCAGCAGCAACGCATTGTCGTCCTGGCCGAAGGTCAGCGGGCCGATGTTTCCGACCAGGAGGGGGATCCCCTTGCGCTGGCGCTTGGCCTTGGCGTGTTCGGCCAGGTTCTCGCTCTCGGCCGCGAATCCCACGCAGAACAACTTGCGCGACTGGGCCCGCTCGCTCTTGGCAACCGCGAGCAGGATGTCGGCGTTCTCGACGAAATTCAGCACCGGGGTCTTGCCGCTGCCGTCCTTCTTGATCTTGTGTTCGCTGTGCGTGGCCGGGCGCCAGTCCGCCACAGCGGCAGTCGCTACAAAAATGCTAGCGGACTGCGCCGCGTGCATGGTTGCGTCGAGCATGTCCTGCGCCGAAAGCACGTCGATGCGGCTCACGCCGCGCGGTGTCGGTAGATGCACCGGCCCGGCCACCAGCGTGACCTGGGCGCCGGCCTCGTGCGCGGCGCGCGCAATGGCAAAACCCATCTTGCCGGACGAATGGTTGGTAATGCCTCGTATCGGATCCAGCGGCTCGAAAGTGGGGCCGGCGGTCACGAGCAGCTTGTGGCCCGCAAGAAGCTTGGGCGCGAAGAAAGCGGTGATGTCTTCGAGCAGCTGCGCCGGCTCCAGCATGCGGCCGTCGCCCGTCTCGCCGCAGGCCTGCCAGCCGCTGCCCACGCCCAGCACCGTGGCCCCGTCGGCCGACACCTGCATGAGGTTGCGCTGGGTGGCAGGGTGCGCCCACATCTCGCGGTTCATGGCCGGGGCAATCAGGAGCGGCACGCGGTCCATCGGGCGGGCCAGGCACATCAGGCTCAGCAGGTCGTCGGCCCTGCCCTGCACGAGCCGCGCAATGAAGTCGGCGCTGCAGGGCGCGAGCACGATGGCGTCGGCCTCGCGGCTCAGGTTGATGTGCGGCATGTTGTTGGGCTCGCGCGCGTCCCACTGCGAGGTGTAGACCGTGCGCCCCGAAAGCGCCTGCATCGTGACCGGCGTGATGAACTGCTCGGCCGCCTCGGTCATCACGACCTGGACCGTGGCGCCCGCCTTCACGAACAGGCGGCACAGCTCCGCCGACTTGTAGCAGGCGATACCGCCGGTAAGGCCCAGGACGATGTGTTTGCCGGCGAGATCTTGCATGAGCCATATTGTTGCTCACATACCGACAAGATCAGGAATGGGATGGCCCTCGCCCGAAGGGACGCAAAGGGGACACCTATAATCGGAATTTCCCACTGCCCGGATCTGTGGTCCGGAACTGGCATGACCAAATTTGTCTTCGTCACCGGTGGTGTCGTATCTTCCCTTGGCAAGGGAATCGCCTCCGCCTCCCTCGCCGCGATCCTCGAATCGCGCGGCCTCAAAGTCACCCTCATCAAGCTCGATCCGTACATCAATGTCGACCCCGGCACGATGTCACCGTTCCAGCATGGCGAAGTGTTCGTTACCGACGACGGCGCCGAAACCGACCTCGACCTCGGCCACTACGAGCGCTTCATCACCACGCGGATGCGCAAGGCCAACAACTTCACGACCGGCCAGATCTACAAGACCGTGCTCGAAAAAGAGCGCCGGGGCGACTACCTCGGCAAGACGGTGCAGGTGATCCCGCACATCACCAACGAAATCCAGGAATACATCAAGCGCGGCGCCGGCCTCGGCACCCCGCACGAGGTCGACGTGGCCATCGTCGAAATCGGCGGCACCGTGGGCGACATCGAATCGCTGCCCTTCCTGGAAGCCGTGCGACAGATGAGCCTGCGCATGGGCCCGAACAACTCGGCCTTCGTGCACCTGAGCTACGTGCCCTGGATTGCCGCCGCCGGCGAACTCAAGACCAAGCCCACGCAGCACACCGCCAAGGAACTGCGCGCCATCGGCATCCAGGCCGACGCGCTGCTGTGCCGCGCCGACCGCCCGATTCCCGACGACGAGCGCGCCAAGATCTCGCTGTTCTCGAACGTGCCCGAATGGGGCGTGATCTCGATGTGGGACGTGGACACCATCTACAAGGTGCCGCGCATGCTGCACGAGCAGGGCCTCGATGGCCTCATCTGCGACAAGCTGCGCATCAACACGCCGCCGGCCAAGCTCAACCGCTGGGACGAGCTGGTCTACGAAGTCGAGCATCCGCAGCAGGAAGTGAGCATTGCCATGGTCGGCAAGTACGTCGACCTGTCGGACAGCTACAAGTCGCTGAACGAAGCACTGCGCCACGCCGGCATGAAGAACCATGCGCGCGTGAAGATCGACTACATCGACTCCGAAACCATCTCGCCGCAAGACGTTTCGCGCCTTGCCAAGTACGACGCCATCCTGGTGCCCGGCGGTTTCGGCCAGCGCGGTGTCGAGGGCAAGATCTCTGCCGCCCGCTTTGCACGCGAAGGCAAGGTGCCCTACCTCGGCATCTGCCTGGGCATGCAGGTGGCCACCATCGAATACGCGCGCCACGTGGCGGGCCTGAAGAACGCGAACAGCACCGAGTTCGACCCCGAGACGCCCTGCCCCGTGATCGCGCTGATCACCGAGTGGAAGGACGCCGACGGCACCGTGAAGACGCGCAACGAGAAGTCCGACCTCGGCGGCACCATGCGCCTGGGCGCGCAAAGCTCCGACGTCTCGGCCGGCACGCTGGCCCACAGCATCTACGGCGACGTGGTGACCGAGCGCCACCGCCACCGCTACGAAGCCAACGTCAACTACCTGGACGAACTGCGCGCCGCGGGCCTGGTGATTTCCGCGCTCACGCAGCGCGAGCACCTGACCGAAATCGTCGAGCTGCCGCAAGACGTGCACCCCTGGTACATGGGCGTGCAGTTCCACCCCGAATTCAAGTCGACCCCGTGGAGCGGCCACCCGCTCTTCAACGCCTTCATCAAGGCGGCGCTCGACCACAAGGCCCGTAGCGCGGGCGGCACGAAAAACCTGAAGGCAGTCGCATGAAACTCTGCGGATTCGACATCGGGCTGGACCAGCCCTTCTTCCTGATCGCCGGCCCCTGCGTGGTCGAATCCGAGCAACTGCAGATGGACACCGCCGGCACGCTGAAGGAAATCACTTCCTCGCTCGGCATTCCGTTCATCTTCAAGAGCAGCTTCGACAAGGCCAATCGCTCCTCGGGCACCAGCTTTCGCGGCCCGGGTCGCGAAAAAGGCCTGGAGATTTTGGCCAAGGTGAAGCGCGAACTCGCCCTGCCCGTGCTGACCGACGTGCACACCGAAGACGACATCACAGAGGCCGCCAAGGTGGTCGACGTGCTGCAGACCCCCGCCTTCCTGTGCCGCCAGACCGACTTCATTCGCGCGGTGGCGCAGTCGGGCAAGCCGGTGAACATCAAGAAGGGCCAGTTCCTTGCGCCCCACGACATGAAGAACGTGATCGACAAGGCGCGCGCGGCCGCCAAGGAAGCCGGCCTGCCGGAAGACAGCTTCATGGCCTGCGAGCGCGGCGCGAGCTTTGGTTACAACAACCTGGTGTCGGACATGCGTTCGCTCGCCATCATGCGCGAGACTGGCGCACCCGTGGTGTTCGACGCCACGCACTCGGTGCAGCTGCCGGGCGGCCAGGGCACGAGCTCGGGCGGCCAGCGCGAAATGGTGCCGGTGCTGGCACGGGCTGCCATCGCGGTCGGCGTGGCCGGCGTTTTCATGGAAACGCATCCCGACCCTGCCAAGGCCCTGAGCGACGGCCCCAACGCCGTGCCGCTCAAGCATATGAAGGCGCTGCTGGAAACGCTGCTCGAGCTGGACCGCATCACCAAGAAGAACGGCTTCCTGGAAAGCTCCTTCAACTGAGCCCCGCAACAAGACTATTGGAGAACACCGTGGCCCCCGCCTACATCATCGTCGACATGAAGATCACCGACCCCGAGCAGTACAAGCAGTACATGGCTGCCGCCCCCGACGCGGTGAAGGCAGCGGGCGGCGAGTACCTGGTGCGCGGCGGCCGGTTCGAGACCATGGAAGGCAACTGGCAGCCGGCGCGCGTGGCCATGCTGCGCTTTCCCAGCTACGAGAAGGCCAAGGCCTTCTACGACGACGAGTTGTACCGTGCCGCGCGCGCCAAGCGCGCCGGCGCGACCGAATTCTTCAATATGGTTCTGGTCGAGGGCGTTTCCGCCCCGGTCTGAGATTCAGTTCAAAACGAAAGGCAATAAGTGAGTGCAATCGTAGACATCGTCGGCCGCGAAATCCTCGACAGCCGAGGCAATCCCACAGTCGAGTGCGACGTGCTGCTCGAATCGGGCACCATGGGCCGCGCGGCCGTGCCCTCGGGCGCATCGACCGGTTCGCGCGAAGCCATCGAGCTGCGCGACGGCGACAAGAAGCGCTATCTCGGCAAGGGCGTGCTCAAGGCGGTGGAGAACATCAACACCGAGATCTCGGAATCCGTGCTCGGCCTCGACGCCAGCGAGCAGGCTTTCCTCGATCGCACGATGATCGACCTGGACGGCACCGACAACAAGGGCCGCCTGGGTGCCAACGCGACCCTCGCCGTTTCGATGGCCGTGGCACGCGCCGCGGCCGAAGAGTCGGGCCTGCCGCTGTACCGCTACTTCGGCGGCATGGGCGGCATGCAGCTGCCGGTGCCGATGATGAACGTCATCAACGGCGGCGCGCACGCCAACAACAGCCTCGACCTGCAAGAGTTCATGATCATCCCCGTGGGCGCGCCGAGCTTCCGCGAAGCCGTGCGCTACGGCGCCGAGGTGTTCCATGCGCTCAAGAAAATCCTGGGCGACCGCGGCATCAGCACGGCGGTGGGCGACGAAGGCGGTTTCGCGCCCAGCGTCGAAAGCCATGAAGCGGCCATCCAGCTGATTCTCGAAGCCATCGACAAGGCCGGCTTCGTGGCGGGCGAGCAGATTGCGCTCGGCCTCGACTGCGCCGCCAGCGAGTTCTACAAGGACGGCAACTACGTGCTCTCCGGCGAGAACCTTACGCTCTCGGCCGGCAACTGGGCCGACATGCTGGCCACGTGGGTCGACAAGTACCCGATCATCAGCATCGAAGACGGCATGCACGAAGGCGACTGGGACGGCTGGAAGCTGCTCACCGAGCGCCTGGGCAAGCGCGTGCAGCTGGTGGGCGACGACCTGTTCGTCACCAACACCAAGATCCTGCAGGAAGGCATCGACAAGGGCATTGCCAACTCGATCCTGATCAAGATCAACCAGATCGGCACGCTGACCGAAACCTTCGCCGCCATCGAAATGGCCAAGCGCGCGGGCTACACCGCCGTCATTTCGCACCGCTCGGGCGAAACCGAAGACAGCACCATCGCCGACATTGCGGTGGGCACCAACGCCGGACAGATCAAGACCGGTTCGCTCTCGCGCTCCGACCGCATCGCCAAGTACAACCAGCTGCTGCGCATCGAAGAAGACCTGGGCGACATCGCCAGCTACCCGGGCCGCGGCGCGTTCTACAACCTGAAGTAGCGCTCGGCACCGCGGCATGCGTTCGCGCCTCGCTCCACCCATCGTGCTGTTGCTGCTGCTGGTCATCCTGCAGTGGCAGCTGTGGAACGGGCGCGGCAGCGTGCGCGATGTGTCGCAACTGCAGACCAAGCTGGCCGCGCAAAAAGAGGCCAACGCCAAGGCTGCAGTCACCAATGAGCGGCTGGCTTCGGAGGTCAACGACCTCAAGGTCGGCCTTGAAATGGTTGAAGAGCGCGCTCGTCAGGAGTTGGGCATGGTCAAGCCCAACGAAGTGTTCGTTCAAGTGACTCACTGAATATGGCCCCCACGCTCGGCACTGCGTGTCCTCGCTGCCCCCCGAGGGGGCCGCTCGCGCCTTGGGGCGGCCCGGCGGCGCTCGACGCCTGACTGCGCTGATGCCCGAGTTCTTCTCGGCCCCCGCCTTCGCGCTCTGGGGCTCACCGGTCAGCTGGCTCGAACTCGTCGCTGCCGTGCTGGCGCTGGCGATGGTCGGCTGCAACATGCGCGAAATCCATTGGGGCTGGCCGCTCGCCATCATCAGCTCGCTGCTTTACGTGGCCGTGTTCGCACAGGCACGCATTTATGGCGACGCCTCGCTCCAGGTGTTCTTCGCGGTCGTCGCGTTCTGGGGCTGGTTTCAATGGCTGCGAGGCCATCGCGCCGACGGCAGCGTATTGCGTGTCAGCCGGCTTTCGCCGCGCGGCATCGCGTTTGCACTGGTGGCCTGCGCGGTGGCGTGGCCCGCGGTCGCCCTCTTTCTGCGCCGCTTCACCGACAGTGACGTGCCTTGGTGGGACGGCTTTTCCACCGGGCTCAGCCTGGTCGGCCAATTCCTGCTCGGGCGCAAGTTCATCGAGAACTGGCTGGTATGGCTGGCGGTGAACGTCGTGAGCGTGGGCCTGTTCATCCACAAGGGCCTGTGGCTCACGGTCGGGCTCTATGCGGTGTTCGCGGTGCTCAGCGTGGCGGGCTTTCTTGCCTGGCGCTCGCGCATGCACGACGAGGCCGCGCGCGCATGACGCCCACGCTGCCCCCAGGCTGCGTCATTGCGCTGCTCGGCGCCGAGAGCACGGGCAAGACCGAACTTGCCCGCGCGCTCGTGCAGCGCCTTCGGGAGCGCGGCATTGCGGCCACACTGGTGGCCGAGTACCTGCGCGAGTGGTGCGAGCGCGAAGGCCGCACGCCGCGCCCCGACGAGCAACGCGCCATCGCCGAAGAGCAGACGCGCCGCATCGATGCCGCAGCCGCCTCGGGCGTGGTGGTGGCCGACACCACGGCGCTCATGACCGCGGTCTACAGCGAGCAGCTGTTCGGCGACACCTCCCTGTACGCCGATGCGCTTGCCGCCCAGCGGCGCTACGCCATCACGCTGCTTACCGCGCTCGACATACCCTGGGTTGCCGATGCCTTGCGCGACGGCGACCACGCGCGCGAGCCGACGGACACGCTGGTGCGCGCGGCGCTTTCGGGCGCAGGGCTTTCATTCGCCGTGGTGCACGGCAGCGGCGGCGAAAGGCTTTCCAATGCCTGGAACGCCATCAACTGCATCGCCGGCAACGAAGGCCAAGCCCGGGTACGGGCCCGCGGCGATGCGAAACCCACCTCCTGGTCATGGCCTTGCGAGAAATGCTCCGACCCGGAATGCGAACATCGTCTGTTCAGCGACCTGCTCGGCCGCCGCGACAACCCGACAAACCCCCGCTCGGAGATCTGATGTTCCCGCTTCGTTTCTCTCGTCTTGCCCGTCTTCTTTGTCTCTTCGGCCCCGCGCTGCTGGCAGCCGGCGCCGCCACGGCCGCACCGGTTGCGGCCACGGTGGAAAACGCCACCACCACCACCGCCTGCGCCGAGGAAGACAACGTCTCGCTGGTGCTGCGCGGCGAAGGCATCCGGCGCATGCGCATCGAGGCGCTGCAGCCAGCGTATCTGGACAGCATCAGCAAGGACATCACTGCGCCGG from Variovorax paradoxus includes these protein-coding regions:
- the dut gene encoding dUTP diphosphatase, with product MKVDVRILDPRMVDQLPAYATPGSAGLDLRACLDAPITLEPNAWQLVGTGIAIHLADPAYAALILPRSGLGHKHGIVLGNLVGLIDSDYQGELKISAWNRSDTPFVLQPMERLAQLVIVPVVQAQFRVVTEFAASQRGEGGYGSTGKH
- the coaBC gene encoding bifunctional phosphopantothenoylcysteine decarboxylase/phosphopantothenate--cysteine ligase CoaBC; the encoded protein is MQDLAGKHIVLGLTGGIACYKSAELCRLFVKAGATVQVVMTEAAEQFITPVTMQALSGRTVYTSQWDAREPNNMPHINLSREADAIVLAPCSADFIARLVQGRADDLLSLMCLARPMDRVPLLIAPAMNREMWAHPATQRNLMQVSADGATVLGVGSGWQACGETGDGRMLEPAQLLEDITAFFAPKLLAGHKLLVTAGPTFEPLDPIRGITNHSSGKMGFAIARAAHEAGAQVTLVAGPVHLPTPRGVSRIDVLSAQDMLDATMHAAQSASIFVATAAVADWRPATHSEHKIKKDGSGKTPVLNFVENADILLAVAKSERAQSRKLFCVGFAAESENLAEHAKAKRQRKGIPLLVGNIGPLTFGQDDNALLLVDANGTRELPRAPKLTLARELMTEIAARLPDWRV
- a CDS encoding CTP synthase, whose translation is MTKFVFVTGGVVSSLGKGIASASLAAILESRGLKVTLIKLDPYINVDPGTMSPFQHGEVFVTDDGAETDLDLGHYERFITTRMRKANNFTTGQIYKTVLEKERRGDYLGKTVQVIPHITNEIQEYIKRGAGLGTPHEVDVAIVEIGGTVGDIESLPFLEAVRQMSLRMGPNNSAFVHLSYVPWIAAAGELKTKPTQHTAKELRAIGIQADALLCRADRPIPDDERAKISLFSNVPEWGVISMWDVDTIYKVPRMLHEQGLDGLICDKLRINTPPAKLNRWDELVYEVEHPQQEVSIAMVGKYVDLSDSYKSLNEALRHAGMKNHARVKIDYIDSETISPQDVSRLAKYDAILVPGGFGQRGVEGKISAARFAREGKVPYLGICLGMQVATIEYARHVAGLKNANSTEFDPETPCPVIALITEWKDADGTVKTRNEKSDLGGTMRLGAQSSDVSAGTLAHSIYGDVVTERHRHRYEANVNYLDELRAAGLVISALTQREHLTEIVELPQDVHPWYMGVQFHPEFKSTPWSGHPLFNAFIKAALDHKARSAGGTKNLKAVA
- the kdsA gene encoding 3-deoxy-8-phosphooctulonate synthase, which produces MKLCGFDIGLDQPFFLIAGPCVVESEQLQMDTAGTLKEITSSLGIPFIFKSSFDKANRSSGTSFRGPGREKGLEILAKVKRELALPVLTDVHTEDDITEAAKVVDVLQTPAFLCRQTDFIRAVAQSGKPVNIKKGQFLAPHDMKNVIDKARAAAKEAGLPEDSFMACERGASFGYNNLVSDMRSLAIMRETGAPVVFDATHSVQLPGGQGTSSGGQREMVPVLARAAIAVGVAGVFMETHPDPAKALSDGPNAVPLKHMKALLETLLELDRITKKNGFLESSFN
- a CDS encoding DUF1330 domain-containing protein; this encodes MAPAYIIVDMKITDPEQYKQYMAAAPDAVKAAGGEYLVRGGRFETMEGNWQPARVAMLRFPSYEKAKAFYDDELYRAARAKRAGATEFFNMVLVEGVSAPV
- the eno gene encoding phosphopyruvate hydratase; its protein translation is MSAIVDIVGREILDSRGNPTVECDVLLESGTMGRAAVPSGASTGSREAIELRDGDKKRYLGKGVLKAVENINTEISESVLGLDASEQAFLDRTMIDLDGTDNKGRLGANATLAVSMAVARAAAEESGLPLYRYFGGMGGMQLPVPMMNVINGGAHANNSLDLQEFMIIPVGAPSFREAVRYGAEVFHALKKILGDRGISTAVGDEGGFAPSVESHEAAIQLILEAIDKAGFVAGEQIALGLDCAASEFYKDGNYVLSGENLTLSAGNWADMLATWVDKYPIISIEDGMHEGDWDGWKLLTERLGKRVQLVGDDLFVTNTKILQEGIDKGIANSILIKINQIGTLTETFAAIEMAKRAGYTAVISHRSGETEDSTIADIAVGTNAGQIKTGSLSRSDRIAKYNQLLRIEEDLGDIASYPGRGAFYNLK
- the ftsB gene encoding cell division protein FtsB is translated as MRSRLAPPIVLLLLLVILQWQLWNGRGSVRDVSQLQTKLAAQKEANAKAAVTNERLASEVNDLKVGLEMVEERARQELGMVKPNEVFVQVTH
- the pnuC gene encoding nicotinamide riboside transporter PnuC; translation: MPEFFSAPAFALWGSPVSWLELVAAVLALAMVGCNMREIHWGWPLAIISSLLYVAVFAQARIYGDASLQVFFAVVAFWGWFQWLRGHRADGSVLRVSRLSPRGIAFALVACAVAWPAVALFLRRFTDSDVPWWDGFSTGLSLVGQFLLGRKFIENWLVWLAVNVVSVGLFIHKGLWLTVGLYAVFAVLSVAGFLAWRSRMHDEAARA
- a CDS encoding AAA family ATPase, with amino-acid sequence MTPTLPPGCVIALLGAESTGKTELARALVQRLRERGIAATLVAEYLREWCEREGRTPRPDEQRAIAEEQTRRIDAAAASGVVVADTTALMTAVYSEQLFGDTSLYADALAAQRRYAITLLTALDIPWVADALRDGDHAREPTDTLVRAALSGAGLSFAVVHGSGGERLSNAWNAINCIAGNEGQARVRARGDAKPTSWSWPCEKCSDPECEHRLFSDLLGRRDNPTNPRSEI